The Hymenobacter sp. DG25A nucleotide sequence GGCGCAGTATCAGCTGCAAAAGGCCGTTTTCTTGCCGCACAAAATCAAAGGTGGGCCGGGTGGCCTGCTCATGCGGCCGCAGAAAGTAGGCGGCCTGCGGGCTGCCGTACCCCTGCGCATAATCAAAGTAAGGGTACAGCGTGGCCGATTTCTCAATCTGCTGAAAGAGCTGCATGGCCGTGAGGCCGCGCTGCCGCTGCCAGATGCAGGCGGCAAAGCCGGCTACCAGGGGGCTGGAAAAGGAAGTGCCTTCGTTGCGCTCAAAGCCGCCCGCAGGGCGGGCGGTAATGGCAATGCCAAAGGCCGCTACGTTGGGTTTGAGGCGGCGCTTGGCCGTGGGTCCCCGCGAAGTAAAATCGACGGGGAGCCAGGTAGCCGGGTCGAGGCCCCCTACCGCCAGCACGGAGTCGTTGTCGGCGGGGGTGCCTATTACGCCCCAGCTCTGGTTGTCGCCATCGTTGCCGGCCGAGCATACCACCAGCATGCCCTTGCGCACGGCCAGAGCGGCAGCACGGGCCACCAGACTGGTGCGCCCATCCATCTGCTCCCGGAAATAGCGCCTATCGGTGTAGCCCAGGGAGGAGTTGATGATGTCGGCACCGTGTTTATCGGCCCATTCCACGGCGGCCAGCCAGGCTTCTTCCTCACTGTACCGCTCGCTGTGCTCCCGTTCGGTGCGGGCCAGCAGATATTCAGCGGCCGGAGCCAGCCCGAGCGAAGTGCTGTCATTGAACTGGCCTGCCAGGCAGGAAAGCACCTCCGTGCCGTGGTCGCCGTAGGCATATACCTGCGGCTTCTGGCGGATAAAATCCCAGGTATCGGTTATCTGATGGCCCTTCAGTAGCTTCTGAAAAGCCGGATGGGCGTCAACACCCCGAAAACCCACATCAAAAATGGCAATGCGCATACCATGACCATTTAGTTGGGCCTGGTGCAAAGCCGGACTACCCAGAGCGCTGGTTTGCCGGCGGGCCAGTTGCAGGTCTTCCTCACTGAGCGGCTCGGCGGCCACGGCGGCTTTCCGGCGGGCAGGCAGCAGATCAGGCGTAGCGTTGTAACGGGCCACTACTTCCCGCACGCCGGGCAGGCGGCGCACCTGCGCTATCTGGGCCGGGGTAGCCCAGCAGGCCACGGCATTAAACCAGCGGCTGACCGAAGTAACGGAATCTACGGTGCTGCGCAGGGCCTGCACATAGTCGGGACGCACGGGGAAGTCGGTGCTGTCGGCGGCGGGCAGGTGCTGGCGCTGGCGGCGCAGTTGGGCCGGGGCGGTAAAGTACTGCTGCGGGTTCAGCTGCATGGCCCGCTTATCGCGCAGAAAAACCCAGTAAGGCGCCGAGGACGGGTTTATGGATTGTGCAGCTGAGGGCCAGGGCAATAAGCACATACTCAGCAGCACCACTGCCCACCGTGGGGCCATTCTCTTACGCATACCCGGTATTCTCATGATAAACCACTGCCCCAGCAAAGCGGGCTGAAGGTACACGTATGGCCTGTATTTCCGCAAATTTTCAGACAGCCGCTGCCCGTCGCGGCAAGGCGGGCGGGGCGTTGCGCAACTGTCGAGCGCTTCGGTTCGTTTTTAAAGCACGCATACCATTTTCACTTACCCCCTAGTCTCTATGTCCTACCGCCTCCCCCATTCTGTGCTTGCCTCTATGCTGGGTGCCAGCCTGTTAATTGGCACCTCTTCCTGCGTATCGACGAAAAAGTACAAAGCCCTGCAACAGCAGAACTCTGACCTGCAGGCTTCTAAAGCAGCCCTGGAACAGGAAAAAACCCGCACCGAAGAAGAGCTGCGCAACAATTTGAGCAACAAGAATCAGCAGGTAAATCAGTTGAATGAAAACCTGAGCGGCGCCCAGCAGGCCAACTCGGCCCTTTCAGCCGACCTGCGCACCAAGGAAGCGCGCATTGCCGAAATGCAGCGCATTCTGGAGCAGAAAGACCAAGCCGTGAAAGCCCTGCGTCAGAAAGTAGCCGATGCGCTGTTAGGCTTTAATGCCAACGACCTGCAGGTAAATCTCAAAAATGGCAAAGTATACGTTTCTCTTTCTGAGCAGCTGCTGTTCAAATCGGGCTCTACCAAAGTAGACCCCAAAGGCCAGGAAGCCCTCAAGAAGCTGGCGGCAGCCCTGAAAGGCAATCAGGATGTGAATGTGCTGGTGGAAGGCCACACCGATAATGTGCCCATTGCCCGCGGCACGGCCGGCATGAAGGACAACTGGGACCTGAGCGTGCTGCGTGCCACGGAAATCACGCGCATCCTGACGCAATCCGGCCTGAGCTCTACGCAGGTGACGCCCTCGGGCCGCTCGCAGTACGTGCCGGTAGCCGCCAACGACAACCCGACCAACAAAGCGCTGAACCGGCGCACGGAAATCATTCTGACCCCCAAGCTGGACGAGTTGTTCCAG carries:
- a CDS encoding S8 family serine peptidase; this encodes MRKRMAPRWAVVLLSMCLLPWPSAAQSINPSSAPYWVFLRDKRAMQLNPQQYFTAPAQLRRQRQHLPAADSTDFPVRPDYVQALRSTVDSVTSVSRWFNAVACWATPAQIAQVRRLPGVREVVARYNATPDLLPARRKAAVAAEPLSEEDLQLARRQTSALGSPALHQAQLNGHGMRIAIFDVGFRGVDAHPAFQKLLKGHQITDTWDFIRQKPQVYAYGDHGTEVLSCLAGQFNDSTSLGLAPAAEYLLARTEREHSERYSEEEAWLAAVEWADKHGADIINSSLGYTDRRYFREQMDGRTSLVARAAALAVRKGMLVVCSAGNDGDNQSWGVIGTPADNDSVLAVGGLDPATWLPVDFTSRGPTAKRRLKPNVAAFGIAITARPAGGFERNEGTSFSSPLVAGFAACIWQRQRGLTAMQLFQQIEKSATLYPYFDYAQGYGSPQAAYFLRPHEQATRPTFDFVRQENGLLQLILRPEASAQPAQTLPLQLDEPNRPLAALPPLPLNAKTSLPLAAPAYVYLHVADARGVLRRYEVREVTQRYVASWALSTLQPGDQVRASYKGYTQAYTVSQ
- a CDS encoding OmpA family protein; this translates as MSYRLPHSVLASMLGASLLIGTSSCVSTKKYKALQQQNSDLQASKAALEQEKTRTEEELRNNLSNKNQQVNQLNENLSGAQQANSALSADLRTKEARIAEMQRILEQKDQAVKALRQKVADALLGFNANDLQVNLKNGKVYVSLSEQLLFKSGSTKVDPKGQEALKKLAAALKGNQDVNVLVEGHTDNVPIARGTAGMKDNWDLSVLRATEITRILTQSGLSSTQVTPSGRSQYVPVAANDNPTNKALNRRTEIILTPKLDELFQILEQN